The following are encoded in a window of Desulfobulbaceae bacterium genomic DNA:
- a CDS encoding glycosyltransferase family 4 protein, with amino-acid sequence MIFAHLLNDYSGSPKVLRETISAVCIHKIPAKLYVSSSGEGFLSTCGISTSHYWYKRTGKRALTLITYFASQLFLFFQLLFDKSIARNAVVYINTLLPFGAALYGKVTGRKVIYHVHEISVTPAPLKYLLTEIAQRTSSLNIYVSDAHRKSLPLSGPPSQRIYNALDNDFLYNAMTSNYKQRHNGIFTVLMITSLRDYKGVIEFLNLATSTGELKEIIFELVVNDDSATINRYFAGKQLPANLTVYPRTTDTALFYCNASLVLNLSRVDQCVETFGLTILEAMAFGIPVIVPPVGGPSELVVDGKQGFLVDSRDSNKLRRRVLELSADPELCQRMSKAGRERAAEFSTEAFSEAITAAIYPVMRGME; translated from the coding sequence ATTATCTTCGCTCATCTACTCAACGATTATTCCGGCAGCCCCAAAGTGTTGCGGGAAACGATTAGTGCCGTTTGTATCCATAAAATTCCAGCTAAGCTCTATGTTAGCAGTTCTGGGGAGGGTTTTCTTTCCACCTGTGGAATCTCAACTTCCCACTACTGGTATAAACGCACCGGAAAACGGGCATTGACTCTAATCACCTATTTCGCTAGCCAGTTATTCCTTTTTTTTCAACTACTCTTCGACAAATCAATTGCAAGAAATGCAGTCGTGTACATCAATACCCTGCTCCCCTTCGGTGCCGCCCTGTATGGTAAAGTGACCGGCAGGAAAGTTATCTATCATGTGCATGAGATATCCGTAACTCCAGCGCCCTTAAAATATCTACTGACCGAGATCGCTCAAAGAACCTCTTCACTAAACATCTATGTCTCAGATGCCCATAGAAAGTCCCTTCCCCTTTCTGGACCGCCTTCACAAAGAATTTACAATGCTCTTGATAATGATTTTCTTTACAATGCAATGACTTCAAATTACAAGCAGCGGCATAATGGAATCTTCACTGTATTGATGATAACTTCACTCCGCGATTACAAGGGAGTTATTGAATTTCTTAACCTGGCAACCTCCACAGGTGAGCTGAAAGAGATCATTTTCGAGTTGGTGGTAAATGATGATTCCGCAACCATTAACCGCTATTTTGCCGGCAAACAGCTTCCAGCGAACCTTACCGTCTACCCCAGAACAACCGATACAGCCTTGTTCTATTGCAATGCCAGTCTAGTCCTCAATTTATCAAGGGTTGACCAATGCGTGGAGACCTTCGGGCTGACCATTCTCGAAGCGATGGCCTTTGGCATTCCGGTCATTGTCCCTCCGGTTGGCGGCCCATCTGAACTGGTTGTCGATGGAAAGCAGGGTTTTTTGGTAGACTCCCGAGACAGTAATAAATTGCGCAGACGAGTTTTGGAGCTGTCCGCAGACCCAGAATTATGTCAACGAATGTCGAAGGCTGGTCGCGAACGAGCTGCTGAGTTTTCCACTGAAGCCTTTTCCGAGGCCATTACGGCAGCAATTTATCCGGTCATGAGGGGCATGGAATGA
- a CDS encoding glycosyltransferase family 4 protein: MKINETNRPWILISAYDVSSGATSEGYVAFNLLKRLKQHYRIVLITRKNNRESLLHDTKAIEALRGIRILGFDLPQWASWWKRGNRLYFPYAYLWQVCWPIALLSAKILRSKLALCHVLNFHNDSIPSLAWILNIPLVWGPINHNELASSWRRDFWPSKVRTKSWFGFFMRRLAWRVDPLLTLMKHKAALIFSAGPWVERRLNIKGDKRIVRLSQLGVDSSIFLRTTVNSNKDLKKAKYLLIHAGRLDWIKGLDIAIEALILLPTDFHLLLVGKGPAEQSLCELVEEKGLSSRVTFMPPVPREKLSEIYKQALLFLFPSAESGGLAWIEALASGLSVVGFNEETFLGCNGYMLPGVYLATYGHDRKSSAQAVAAIVLSCARGQQDAQLISSHALNMFGWDVIANKIIENYRTLLHLSE; the protein is encoded by the coding sequence AAGTGAAGGATATGTGGCTTTTAATCTTCTCAAAAGATTGAAACAGCATTACCGCATAGTTCTCATCACAAGGAAAAATAACCGCGAGAGCCTTTTGCATGACACTAAGGCAATTGAAGCGCTAAGAGGAATTCGTATTCTCGGATTCGACTTGCCTCAATGGGCAAGTTGGTGGAAGCGCGGAAATCGACTTTATTTTCCTTATGCCTACCTATGGCAGGTTTGCTGGCCAATCGCTTTATTAAGCGCTAAAATTTTGCGCTCAAAACTTGCTCTGTGCCACGTCTTGAATTTTCATAATGACAGTATCCCTTCGCTGGCATGGATACTCAACATTCCACTGGTGTGGGGACCGATCAACCACAACGAATTAGCTTCATCTTGGCGACGAGATTTTTGGCCAAGTAAAGTTCGAACAAAATCCTGGTTTGGTTTTTTTATGAGACGACTCGCGTGGCGAGTTGACCCCCTTTTAACCTTGATGAAACACAAAGCAGCACTCATTTTTTCTGCCGGGCCTTGGGTTGAACGAAGACTAAACATTAAAGGAGACAAACGTATCGTTCGCCTCAGCCAACTTGGTGTGGACTCATCGATCTTTCTAAGAACAACCGTAAATAGCAATAAGGATCTCAAAAAAGCAAAATATTTATTGATTCATGCCGGTCGGTTAGACTGGATAAAAGGGCTGGACATTGCGATTGAGGCATTAATCTTATTACCCACCGATTTCCATCTTCTTCTTGTTGGCAAGGGGCCAGCTGAGCAATCGTTATGTGAACTGGTTGAGGAAAAGGGATTGTCAAGTCGAGTCACCTTTATGCCGCCAGTTCCCCGAGAAAAACTATCGGAAATTTACAAGCAGGCGCTTCTATTCTTGTTCCCATCAGCTGAATCAGGAGGCTTAGCATGGATTGAAGCCCTTGCTAGCGGCCTTTCGGTAGTGGGATTTAATGAGGAAACCTTTCTGGGATGTAATGGCTACATGTTACCAGGTGTATATTTGGCTACATATGGCCATGATCGGAAGAGCAGTGCCCAAGCAGTTGCTGCTATTGTGTTGAGTTGTGCCAGGGGCCAGCAAGATGCGCAACTGATTAGTTCCCACGCTTTAAATATGTTTGGCTGGGATGTTATTGCAAATAAAATTATAGAAAATTACAGAACATTGCTTCATTTGAGCGAGTAA